One window of the Emcibacter sp. genome contains the following:
- the proB gene encoding glutamate 5-kinase: MKETIDSFRRIVIKIGSALLVDAEKGQLREEWLTSIAEDVAALRAAGKDVILVSSGSIALGRKLLGLKPGKRLEENQAAAAAGQIELAAAYRENLGRLNLPVAQVLLTYGDTEERRRYLNARNTILQLLRLGVVPVINENDTVATDEVRYGDNDRLAARVATMCEADCLFLLSDIDGLYTADPNKNPHAEFVSTVNTITPQIERMAGNPVSTGFGSGGMITKIAAGKIATLGGCNMVIINGTEKNPVSRYLEEGRGTWFKAANNPLAAKKQWIMGSLETCGTLTIDDGAVKALKNGKSLLPAGVVRVSGTFDRGDTVTVMNIEGTEIGRGLISYSSKEAGLLKGHRSHEIEQVLGYVGREELIHRSDLVISGNGYK, encoded by the coding sequence ATGAAAGAGACCATAGATAGTTTTCGCCGTATCGTGATCAAAATCGGATCCGCCCTTCTTGTCGATGCCGAAAAGGGACAATTGCGCGAGGAATGGCTGACCAGCATTGCCGAGGACGTGGCTGCCCTGCGCGCCGCCGGCAAGGATGTCATCCTGGTGTCTTCAGGCTCCATTGCCCTGGGCCGGAAACTTCTGGGCCTTAAACCGGGTAAACGGCTGGAAGAAAACCAGGCCGCCGCCGCCGCAGGCCAGATCGAGCTGGCCGCCGCCTACCGGGAAAACCTGGGCCGGCTGAACCTTCCTGTTGCCCAGGTCCTGCTGACCTACGGCGATACTGAGGAACGGCGTCGCTACCTGAATGCCCGTAACACCATCCTGCAGCTCCTCAGGCTTGGCGTGGTGCCGGTGATCAACGAAAACGACACGGTGGCCACCGACGAAGTCAGATACGGCGACAACGACCGTCTGGCCGCCCGGGTAGCTACCATGTGCGAGGCCGACTGCCTGTTCCTTCTGTCGGATATCGACGGGCTCTATACCGCCGACCCCAACAAAAACCCCCATGCGGAATTTGTCTCGACCGTGAATACGATTACCCCCCAGATTGAACGAATGGCCGGCAACCCCGTCTCTACCGGTTTCGGCAGTGGCGGCATGATCACCAAGATCGCCGCCGGCAAAATCGCCACACTGGGCGGCTGCAACATGGTGATCATCAACGGCACGGAAAAAAATCCTGTAAGCCGTTATCTGGAAGAAGGGCGCGGCACCTGGTTCAAGGCCGCCAATAATCCGCTGGCCGCCAAGAAACAATGGATTATGGGCAGCCTGGAAACCTGTGGTACGCTGACCATCGACGATGGCGCGGTAAAGGCTCTGAAAAACGGCAAAAGCCTGCTGCCGGCCGGCGTTGTCCGGGTGTCCGGCACCTTTGACCGCGGAGATACCGTCACCGTGATGAATATTGAAGGGACTGAAATCGGCCGGGGCCTGATTTCCTACTCCTCCAAAGAGGCCGGTTTACTGAAGGGACATCGCAGCCACGAGATCGAGCAGGTCCTGGGATATGTAGGTCGGGAGGAATTAATCCACCGCAGCGACCTTGTTATTTCGGGAAATGGCTATAAATAA
- the rpmA gene encoding 50S ribosomal protein L27, with protein MAHKKAGGSSRNGRDSAGRRLGVKKFGGEAVIPGNILVRQRGTKVYPGDNVGMGKDHTLFALTEGKVKFTKGKLKRSYVHVDVEK; from the coding sequence ATGGCACATAAGAAAGCAGGCGGTAGTTCCCGTAACGGTCGCGACTCAGCTGGTCGCCGTCTTGGTGTGAAAAAATTCGGTGGTGAAGCCGTAATCCCGGGCAACATTCTGGTTCGCCAGCGCGGTACAAAAGTATACCCCGGCGACAATGTCGGCATGGGCAAGGACCACACACTGTTTGCCCTGACCGAGGGCAAGGTTAAATTCACAAAAGGCAAACTCAAACGCAGCTACGTTCACGTAGACGTGGAAAAGTAA
- the obgE gene encoding GTPase ObgE has protein sequence MQFLDQCKIYTRSGAGGQGCVSFRREKFVEFGGPNGGNGGRGGHIIVEAVEGLNTLIDYRYKQHFKAQRGGHGMGQNRTGAQGKDLVLKVPVGTQIFDENHDVMLADLTEPGQVVMLLEGGRGGVGNAAFKSSVNQAPRKSTPGGPAEEMWIWLQLKLMADVGLVGLPNAGKSTFLAATSRAKPKIGDYPFTTLKPQLGVVHVDDREFVIADIPGLIEGAHEGHGLGDRFLGHVERCATLLHLIDGTGEDVVDAYQTVRHELEAYGEGLDRKKEIIGLNKCDALDQELIDMLTDELRQVTDSPIMPLSGVSGKGVGKVLRALLKNVDEARELDMSDASAPYLSAATPTGEEDPSEEPEAEEDTGGWSPI, from the coding sequence ATGCAGTTCCTCGACCAATGTAAAATATATACCCGTTCAGGCGCCGGCGGACAGGGATGCGTCAGCTTCCGGCGGGAAAAATTCGTCGAATTCGGCGGGCCCAACGGCGGGAACGGCGGGCGCGGCGGCCATATTATCGTAGAGGCCGTAGAGGGACTGAACACGCTGATTGATTATCGTTATAAACAGCATTTCAAGGCCCAGCGCGGCGGTCACGGCATGGGCCAGAACAGAACCGGCGCCCAGGGCAAGGACCTGGTCCTCAAGGTGCCCGTCGGCACCCAGATATTCGATGAAAACCACGACGTGATGCTCGCCGACCTGACCGAACCCGGACAGGTGGTGATGCTGCTGGAAGGCGGCAGGGGCGGCGTCGGCAATGCGGCGTTCAAATCATCCGTCAACCAGGCTCCCCGCAAGTCCACCCCCGGCGGCCCGGCCGAGGAAATGTGGATCTGGCTGCAGCTCAAACTGATGGCAGATGTGGGTCTGGTGGGCCTGCCCAATGCGGGCAAGTCGACGTTCCTGGCGGCAACCAGCCGGGCCAAACCGAAAATCGGCGATTATCCCTTCACCACCCTGAAGCCGCAGCTTGGTGTCGTTCATGTGGATGATCGTGAATTTGTCATCGCCGATATTCCCGGCCTGATCGAAGGCGCCCACGAAGGCCACGGCCTGGGCGATCGTTTCCTCGGTCATGTGGAACGTTGCGCCACCCTTCTGCATCTGATTGACGGCACGGGTGAAGATGTGGTCGATGCCTATCAGACGGTTCGTCACGAACTGGAAGCTTACGGCGAAGGACTGGACCGCAAGAAGGAAATCATCGGCCTGAATAAATGTGACGCCCTTGACCAGGAACTCATCGACATGTTGACGGATGAGTTGCGGCAGGTTACAGACTCCCCCATCATGCCGCTTTCCGGCGTCTCCGGTAAGGGCGTCGGCAAGGTTCTTAGGGCCCTGCTCAAGAATGTTGACGAAGCCCGGGAACTTGATATGTCGGATGCTTCTGCACCCTATTTGTCGGCTGCCACCCCGACAGGTGAAGAAGACCCGTCCGAAGAACCGGAAGCGGAGGAAGATACAGGGGGATGGTCGCCAATCTGA
- a CDS encoding murein hydrolase activator EnvC family protein yields the protein MILLPSLFLCLLSAVPATGDVPEKQEKDLQAVQKKIEETTLKARQYENEANQLKQEISDLSRKMVAVAGNLQDTESRLSEREQNLAELNQREIKLETRLRARTGQMSETLGAMQRLSQQPPELVAFRPDEAVNSLRSASLLKIILPELENKALLLRNDLGELQDLRQDIREEKDSLKEELAELGDSQAELDRLLTARQDRHRQLEKATRSERAKLKQFAATAKNLQELIDRIEEENRLREKAALAAAKRLEDKPLVGPKDTAPAPRVASLPSGSASFNAAKGSIPLPVRGSIAVRFGQKTPEGVTSKGITINTRSQATVVALHDGRVVFSGKFRSYGQLLIISHGDGYHTLLAGMTRLDAVVGQWVLKGEPIGQMAPTQLAADGRVTGNLGQKLYMEIRRQGRPINPLPWIVARDRKVLG from the coding sequence GTGATCCTTCTCCCCTCGCTGTTTCTTTGCCTGCTCTCTGCCGTACCGGCCACCGGTGACGTGCCTGAAAAGCAGGAAAAAGACCTGCAGGCCGTCCAGAAAAAGATTGAGGAAACCACCCTCAAGGCCCGGCAATATGAAAATGAGGCAAACCAGCTGAAGCAGGAGATTTCCGACCTGAGCCGCAAAATGGTAGCTGTGGCCGGTAACCTGCAGGATACCGAAAGCCGCCTCAGTGAACGGGAACAGAATCTTGCCGAACTGAACCAGCGGGAAATAAAACTGGAAACCCGTCTCCGGGCCCGCACCGGCCAGATGAGCGAAACCCTCGGCGCCATGCAACGGCTCAGCCAGCAGCCGCCGGAACTGGTGGCCTTTCGTCCCGACGAAGCCGTCAACAGCCTGCGCAGCGCCAGCCTGCTGAAGATCATCCTGCCGGAACTGGAAAACAAGGCGCTTTTGCTCCGGAATGACCTTGGCGAGCTGCAGGATCTGCGTCAGGACATTCGGGAAGAAAAAGACAGCCTGAAAGAGGAACTGGCCGAGCTCGGCGACTCGCAAGCAGAGCTTGACCGGCTGTTAACAGCCCGACAGGACCGCCACCGGCAGCTTGAGAAAGCCACCCGTTCCGAACGGGCCAAGCTTAAACAGTTCGCTGCCACCGCAAAAAACCTTCAGGAGCTGATCGACCGTATCGAGGAAGAAAACCGCCTGCGGGAAAAAGCCGCCCTTGCTGCCGCAAAACGACTCGAAGACAAACCGCTGGTCGGCCCGAAAGACACAGCCCCTGCCCCCCGGGTCGCCTCTCTGCCGTCCGGCAGCGCCAGCTTCAATGCGGCGAAAGGCAGCATTCCCCTGCCGGTCCGGGGATCAATTGCGGTTCGCTTCGGACAAAAAACCCCGGAAGGCGTGACGTCAAAGGGAATCACCATCAACACCCGGTCACAGGCCACCGTGGTTGCCCTGCATGATGGTCGTGTTGTGTTCTCCGGGAAGTTCCGTTCTTACGGACAATTACTTATTATTTCCCATGGCGATGGCTATCATACCCTGCTGGCCGGCATGACCCGACTTGACGCCGTCGTCGGTCAATGGGTATTAAAAGGTGAACCGATAGGCCAGATGGCGCCCACTCAGTTGGCGGCTGACGGCCGGGTCACTGGAAACCTTGGGCAAAAGCTCTATATGGAAATCCGTCGACAGGGCAGGCCGATCAATCCACTGCCCTGGATTGTCGCTCGTGACAGAAAGGTACTTGGTTAA
- a CDS encoding nicotinate-nucleotide adenylyltransferase has product MARSAPERPAPDRPPFSRFPLLPGGDKWRGMTIGLLGGSFNPAHAAHREISLSALKRLGLDHVWWLVSPQNPLKGTGDMASLDRRVKQAQKVAAHPKITVMDLESRLTSNYTADTIRTLVERFPEVRFVWLMGADNLGQFDKWQKWEEIARLVPFAIFDRPGYSMSAIASKAAQRFRRQRLNEAYASLLSLKKPPAWIFCHGRKNPLSATEIRKKMLHSERL; this is encoded by the coding sequence ATGGCCAGATCCGCCCCTGAGAGACCGGCCCCTGACAGACCACCCTTCAGCAGGTTTCCGCTGCTGCCCGGCGGGGACAAATGGCGGGGCATGACCATCGGTCTGCTTGGCGGCTCATTTAATCCGGCCCATGCGGCCCACCGGGAAATAAGCCTTTCCGCCCTGAAGCGCCTGGGCCTGGACCATGTCTGGTGGCTGGTGTCCCCGCAAAACCCGCTGAAAGGCACCGGGGACATGGCATCCCTGGACCGGCGCGTGAAACAGGCACAGAAAGTGGCGGCGCACCCGAAGATAACGGTAATGGATCTGGAAAGCCGGCTCACTTCAAACTATACGGCAGATACGATCCGTACCCTCGTGGAACGCTTCCCCGAGGTTCGTTTTGTCTGGCTGATGGGGGCGGATAATCTGGGTCAGTTCGACAAATGGCAGAAATGGGAGGAAATTGCGCGGCTTGTTCCGTTTGCGATTTTCGACCGTCCCGGTTATTCTATGTCAGCGATAGCCAGTAAAGCTGCCCAAAGATTTCGCCGACAGCGGCTGAATGAGGCATATGCCTCGCTGCTGTCGTTGAAAAAACCGCCGGCCTGGATTTTCTGCCACGGCAGAAAAAATCCATTGTCGGCAACCGAGATTCGTAAAAAAATGTTACATTCCGAGAGGTTATAG
- the rplU gene encoding 50S ribosomal protein L21: protein MFAVVKTGGKQYKVAKDDVLKVEKLDGEAGTTVTLEEVLMVGDDKGVQVGSPTVSGTVVTAEILEQTRGNKVLIFKKKRRQNYRRKKGHRQELTVLKVLEIGKGAAKKAAPAKAAAAKTEKTEEAKPAAKTAAAKKPAAAKAAAETKAPAKKAAPKKAAAKKPAAKKTEEK from the coding sequence ATGTTTGCAGTCGTCAAAACTGGTGGCAAACAGTATAAAGTAGCCAAAGATGATGTGCTGAAGGTTGAGAAACTGGACGGCGAAGCCGGCACAACAGTGACCCTTGAAGAGGTCCTCATGGTCGGTGATGACAAAGGTGTACAGGTTGGATCCCCGACTGTCAGCGGTACTGTAGTTACTGCTGAAATTCTGGAGCAGACCCGCGGCAACAAGGTTCTCATTTTCAAAAAGAAACGTCGTCAGAACTATCGCCGCAAAAAAGGTCATCGCCAGGAACTGACCGTACTCAAGGTTCTGGAAATCGGCAAGGGTGCCGCCAAGAAAGCTGCCCCTGCCAAAGCCGCCGCTGCCAAAACGGAAAAAACCGAGGAAGCCAAACCTGCTGCAAAAACCGCAGCAGCGAAGAAACCAGCTGCCGCGAAAGCAGCCGCTGAAACGAAAGCTCCGGCCAAGAAGGCAGCTCCGAAAAAAGCTGCCGCCAAAAAACCGGCCGCGAAGAAAACCGAGGAGAAATAA
- a CDS encoding glutamate-5-semialdehyde dehydrogenase, translated as METHMNTEHDIRKLMLAMGQSARAAATILAESTTEQKNAALIAAAKALRDNSRDILAANARDMEIAKGRGLTGAMLDRLLLDNDRIEAMAKGLENIAALPDPVGDVMASWDRPNGLNISRVRVPLGVIGIIYESRPNVTADAGALCLKSGNASILRGGSESAHSSRAIYQCLVQGLEEAGLPEDAIQLIPTQDRSAVGELLGLAGLVDIIVPRGGKSLIERVQNDSKVPVMAHLDGICHVYVDKDADLEKAVNITVNAKMRRTGICGATETLLIDQAVAETFLPPIAEALREKGCELRGDAKTREIVPDIVAATDEDWDTEYLDAILSIRCVEGVEGAIDHIAIHGSHHTDSIVTENAATAAEFLNRVDSAIVIHNASTQYADGGEFGMGAEIGISTGKMHARGPVGLEQLTSYKYQVRGNGQIRP; from the coding sequence CTGGAAACGCACATGAATACAGAACATGACATCAGAAAACTGATGCTGGCAATGGGTCAGTCGGCCCGCGCGGCCGCCACCATTCTGGCCGAAAGTACAACCGAACAGAAAAATGCCGCCCTGATCGCTGCCGCAAAAGCCCTGCGGGACAACAGCCGGGATATCCTTGCCGCCAACGCCAGAGACATGGAAATTGCCAAAGGCCGCGGCCTGACAGGGGCCATGCTGGACCGGCTGCTGCTGGATAACGACCGCATTGAAGCCATGGCCAAAGGACTGGAAAACATTGCCGCCCTGCCCGATCCGGTCGGCGACGTAATGGCAAGCTGGGATCGTCCCAACGGCCTGAATATCTCCCGCGTGCGGGTGCCGCTGGGCGTTATCGGCATCATTTACGAATCCCGTCCCAATGTGACGGCCGACGCCGGCGCCCTGTGCCTGAAATCGGGTAATGCCTCGATCCTGCGCGGCGGTTCCGAAAGCGCCCATTCCAGCCGGGCCATCTACCAGTGTCTGGTACAGGGCCTGGAGGAAGCCGGCCTGCCGGAAGACGCCATTCAGTTGATCCCGACCCAGGACCGCTCCGCGGTCGGCGAGCTGCTTGGTCTGGCCGGTCTGGTCGATATTATCGTCCCCCGGGGCGGCAAGTCGCTGATCGAACGAGTCCAGAACGACAGCAAGGTGCCGGTCATGGCCCATCTGGACGGCATCTGCCATGTCTATGTGGACAAGGATGCGGATCTGGAAAAAGCCGTCAATATTACTGTCAACGCCAAGATGCGCCGGACCGGCATTTGCGGAGCCACGGAAACCCTGCTCATTGACCAGGCCGTCGCTGAAACGTTTCTCCCCCCCATTGCCGAGGCACTGAGGGAAAAGGGCTGCGAACTGCGTGGCGATGCCAAAACCCGGGAAATTGTACCGGATATAGTTGCCGCCACCGATGAGGACTGGGATACGGAATATCTGGACGCCATTCTCTCCATTCGTTGTGTGGAAGGTGTCGAAGGCGCCATTGATCATATTGCGATCCATGGCTCACATCATACCGATTCCATTGTCACGGAAAATGCCGCCACCGCCGCCGAATTCCTGAACCGGGTGGATAGCGCCATTGTTATCCACAACGCCTCGACCCAGTATGCCGATGGCGGAGAATTCGGCATGGGTGCGGAAATCGGCATATCCACCGGCAAGATGCATGCCCGGGGTCCGGTTGGACTGGAACAGCTGACAAGCTATAAATATCAGGTCAGGGGCAATGGCCAGATCCGCCCCTGA
- the rlmH gene encoding 23S rRNA (pseudouridine(1915)-N(3))-methyltransferase RlmH yields the protein MQIRIIAVGRLKKGPELDLIETFIKRTPWPVSITEVEERRPIKGAERMAREAELLLAAIPRDAFVIALDERGKEMRSTRFAETLERLQDDGQQTVVFVVGGAEGYGPGVKERADRLLSFGEMTWPHMMVRLMLAEQIYRASTILAGHPYHKD from the coding sequence ATGCAAATCCGGATCATCGCCGTCGGGCGCCTTAAAAAAGGGCCGGAGCTTGACCTGATTGAGACTTTCATCAAACGGACTCCCTGGCCTGTTTCCATAACCGAGGTTGAGGAAAGGCGGCCCATCAAGGGGGCCGAAAGGATGGCCAGGGAAGCAGAACTTCTGCTGGCCGCCATTCCCCGGGACGCTTTTGTAATCGCCCTGGATGAACGCGGCAAGGAAATGCGAAGCACGCGTTTTGCAGAAACCCTGGAACGGCTTCAGGACGACGGTCAACAGACCGTCGTCTTTGTCGTTGGCGGTGCCGAAGGTTATGGTCCGGGGGTAAAGGAACGGGCCGACCGACTGCTGTCTTTCGGCGAAATGACCTGGCCCCACATGATGGTGCGCCTGATGCTTGCAGAGCAGATCTACCGGGCTTCCACCATCCTTGCCGGCCACCCCTACCACAAGGACTAG
- a CDS encoding S41 family peptidase — protein sequence MKKFAATAVIAIGIVGASLAVNNVGYSANSDTYKQLNLFGDVFERIRSQYVKEVKDEELIEAAINGMLASLDPHSSYLNPKNFEDMQVQTRGEYGGLGLEVTQESGVVRVVSPIDDTPAERAGIKAGDYITHLDGEQVMGLTLNEAVDKMRGEVGEPIVLTVVRKGEKAPLEISVTRDVIKIKSVRYRVEDEIGYVRITSFTETTEENLKDALKAIREELGDNLQGIVLDLRNNPGGLLDQAIAVSDAFLDRGEVVSTRTRNDRSVQRYNARKGDLIDGKSLVVLINGGSASASEIVAGALQDHQRGVVVGTQSFGKGSVQTVIPLGANGAMRLTTAYYFTPSGTSIQGDGITPDVEVEQLRLEDAQEINTRRRSEASLRGSLENPNGDHNEAEPDEEKAKQDDAADSGKEDTTEDSSEEEEEEEEVLTTAQRDYQLNYAFNLIRGMAIARNYN from the coding sequence ATGAAAAAGTTTGCTGCAACAGCTGTGATCGCCATTGGTATTGTCGGTGCCAGCCTGGCCGTGAATAATGTCGGCTACAGCGCCAATTCAGATACCTATAAACAGCTCAACCTGTTTGGAGATGTTTTTGAGCGTATCCGGTCGCAGTATGTGAAGGAAGTCAAGGATGAAGAGCTGATCGAAGCGGCCATCAACGGCATGCTGGCCTCCCTTGATCCCCATTCAAGTTACCTGAACCCAAAGAATTTTGAAGACATGCAGGTCCAGACCCGCGGTGAATACGGCGGTCTTGGCCTGGAAGTGACCCAGGAAAGCGGTGTGGTCAGGGTGGTTTCTCCCATTGACGATACCCCCGCTGAACGGGCAGGCATCAAAGCCGGTGACTATATCACCCATCTGGACGGTGAACAGGTTATGGGCCTGACCCTGAATGAAGCCGTCGACAAAATGCGCGGCGAAGTGGGCGAGCCTATTGTCCTGACCGTGGTGCGCAAGGGGGAAAAGGCGCCGCTGGAAATCAGCGTCACCCGGGATGTCATCAAGATCAAATCCGTGCGTTACCGGGTTGAAGATGAGATCGGCTACGTCCGCATCACCTCCTTTACCGAAACCACCGAAGAAAACCTGAAGGACGCCCTGAAAGCCATCCGTGAAGAGCTGGGCGATAATCTGCAGGGTATTGTGCTTGACCTGCGCAACAATCCCGGCGGTCTTCTCGACCAGGCCATCGCGGTTTCCGACGCCTTCCTTGACCGCGGCGAAGTGGTCTCGACACGCACACGTAACGACCGCTCCGTCCAGCGCTACAACGCCCGCAAGGGTGACCTGATTGACGGAAAATCACTGGTTGTCCTGATTAACGGCGGTTCCGCGTCTGCCTCGGAAATTGTCGCCGGCGCCCTGCAGGATCACCAGCGCGGTGTCGTGGTCGGCACCCAGTCCTTCGGCAAAGGGTCGGTCCAGACCGTTATCCCTCTCGGCGCCAATGGCGCCATGCGGCTGACAACAGCCTATTATTTCACTCCGTCCGGCACCAGCATCCAGGGTGATGGCATCACTCCTGATGTGGAAGTCGAACAGCTTCGTCTGGAAGACGCCCAGGAAATCAACACCAGACGGCGCAGCGAAGCAAGCCTGCGGGGCAGCCTCGAAAACCCCAATGGTGACCATAATGAGGCCGAACCTGACGAAGAAAAGGCCAAACAAGATGATGCGGCTGACAGCGGGAAAGAAGACACCACTGAAGACAGTAGTGAAGAAGAGGAAGAGGAAGAGGAAGTCCTCACCACAGCCCAGCGCGACTATCAGCTGAATTATGCCTTTAATCTTATTCGAGGGATGGCCATCGCCAGGAATTATAATTAA
- the gpmI gene encoding 2,3-bisphosphoglycerate-independent phosphoglycerate mutase: MTRKALHATKPVVLCILDGWGYRDDSTNNAIALANTPNYDRLLKECPRGFLETSGLAVGLPEGQMGNSEVGHMNLGGGRVVMQDLPRIDSCIAEGRLGDLENLKHMIAALKESGGTCHLMGLLSPGGVHSHQDHMLALAKECAKENIPVAIHAFLDGRDVPPKSALGFLDRFEAGIAELDKVAIATVSGRYYAMDRDKRWDRVKLAYDAMAEATGEKHPTARAVIETSYASDKTDEFVLPAIVGDYGGMKDGDGLLMANFRADRAREILTCFVDPHFDGFRRGRLIDFATRAGMVEYSVALNEYMTALFPAEEILDTLGEIVSRSGRTQLRIAETEKYAHVTFFFNGGSEEVYDGEDRILIQSPDVATYDLQPEMSAPEVTDKLVEAITSKKYDLIVVNFANPDMVGHTGIMSAALKAVETIDNSLGRLRDALVEAGGTMLVTADHGNIELMKDPATDQPHTAHTTNLVPFILVNAPAAAADLPEGQAISLESGKLADVAPTVLDLLGLEQPASMTGQSLLKIVSGQQIKGDGIKQQENRATA; this comes from the coding sequence ATGACCAGAAAAGCCCTTCATGCCACCAAACCGGTTGTCCTGTGTATCCTGGACGGCTGGGGCTACCGTGACGACAGCACAAACAACGCCATTGCCCTGGCAAATACGCCCAATTACGACCGCCTCCTGAAGGAATGCCCGCGTGGTTTTCTTGAAACCTCCGGCCTGGCGGTTGGCCTGCCGGAAGGGCAGATGGGGAACTCGGAAGTTGGTCATATGAATCTGGGTGGCGGCCGGGTGGTCATGCAGGATCTGCCGCGCATCGACAGCTGTATTGCCGAGGGTAGACTGGGTGACCTGGAGAACCTGAAACACATGATTGCCGCCCTGAAAGAAAGCGGCGGCACCTGTCACCTGATGGGGCTTTTGTCCCCTGGTGGCGTTCATAGTCACCAGGACCATATGCTGGCCCTGGCGAAAGAATGTGCGAAGGAAAATATTCCGGTCGCTATTCATGCCTTCCTTGACGGACGTGACGTCCCCCCGAAAAGCGCGCTCGGGTTCCTGGACAGGTTTGAAGCCGGCATCGCCGAACTGGACAAAGTCGCCATTGCCACGGTCAGCGGACGCTATTACGCCATGGACCGGGACAAGAGATGGGACCGCGTCAAACTCGCCTATGACGCCATGGCCGAAGCGACGGGTGAAAAACACCCCACCGCCCGCGCCGTTATCGAAACAAGTTACGCCAGTGACAAAACCGACGAATTCGTCCTGCCTGCCATTGTCGGCGACTATGGCGGCATGAAAGACGGTGACGGCCTGCTGATGGCCAACTTTCGCGCCGACCGCGCCCGGGAAATCCTGACCTGTTTTGTCGACCCGCATTTTGACGGCTTCAGGCGCGGCCGGTTGATTGATTTCGCCACCCGGGCGGGCATGGTGGAATATTCCGTCGCCCTGAATGAATATATGACCGCCCTGTTCCCGGCCGAGGAAATCCTCGACACCCTCGGGGAAATTGTTTCCCGTAGCGGCCGCACACAGCTGCGCATTGCCGAGACGGAAAAATACGCCCATGTGACCTTTTTCTTCAATGGCGGGTCCGAGGAGGTTTATGACGGCGAAGACAGGATCCTGATCCAGTCGCCCGATGTCGCCACCTATGACCTGCAGCCTGAAATGTCAGCCCCGGAAGTCACCGACAAGCTGGTCGAGGCCATCACCTCGAAAAAATACGACCTGATTGTCGTCAATTTCGCAAACCCGGACATGGTTGGTCATACCGGCATCATGTCAGCCGCCCTGAAAGCGGTTGAAACCATTGATAACAGTCTTGGCCGGCTGCGTGACGCGCTTGTGGAGGCCGGAGGCACCATGCTGGTGACCGCGGACCATGGCAATATCGAACTGATGAAAGATCCGGCCACCGATCAACCGCATACGGCCCACACCACAAATCTGGTGCCGTTTATCCTGGTCAATGCGCCGGCGGCAGCAGCGGACCTGCCCGAAGGCCAGGCCATATCCCTGGAAAGCGGCAAGCTGGCCGATGTGGCGCCGACGGTGCTGGACCTGCTGGGTCTGGAGCAACCGGCATCAATGACCGGTCAGTCCCTGCTCAAAATTGTCTCCGGTCAACAGATCAAAGGGGATGGCATTAAACAACAGGAGAACCGGGCTACTGCGTAA
- the rsfS gene encoding ribosome silencing factor, giving the protein MPSSSEPSSTVSLKELIIGALEDKKAEDITEINLHGKSSIADSMVIASGRSNRQVAALADHILQTVKDNGFGSCKVEGLEKADWVLIDAGDIIVHLFRPEVRAFYNLEKMWMPDFTPDKVGNAEYHPESSSESSDDSSDLQS; this is encoded by the coding sequence ATTCCAAGTTCTTCCGAACCGTCCAGTACGGTCAGTCTCAAGGAGCTTATCATAGGCGCCCTTGAAGACAAAAAAGCAGAAGATATTACTGAAATCAACCTGCATGGAAAATCCAGCATTGCCGATTCGATGGTAATTGCCTCCGGTCGATCCAACCGTCAGGTGGCCGCCCTCGCGGACCATATACTGCAGACCGTGAAGGACAACGGCTTTGGCAGTTGCAAGGTGGAAGGCCTTGAAAAGGCTGACTGGGTGCTGATTGATGCCGGTGACATCATCGTCCATCTTTTCCGTCCCGAAGTCCGCGCTTTCTACAATCTGGAAAAAATGTGGATGCCGGATTTCACTCCGGACAAGGTTGGCAATGCAGAGTATCATCCTGAATCTTCCTCTGAATCTTCAGATGACTCCTCCGACCTGCAGAGCTAG